In Nocardioides bizhenqiangii, the DNA window CGCGTCGGTGTGGAGCGGTGACATCGCCCGCGCGGAGGCGGTGGCCGAGCGGATCGACTCCGGCAACGTCAACATCAACGACGCGCTGGCGACGGCGTACGCCTCCAAGGCCACGCCGTCCGGTGGCGTCAAGAACTCAGGAGTCGGCGCCCGGCACGGCGACCAGGGTCTCCTGAAGTACACCGACGTCAAGAACGTCGCGGTGCTCAAGAAGCAGGTGCTGGGCGCGCGGCCGGGCCAGGACTACGACTCCTACGTCAAGCAGATGCTCAGCTCCCTGAAGCTGATGCGACGACTCCGCGTGCGCTGAGGACAGGCTCCAGGCCCGGTCGAGCGTGTCGACCGAGCCTGGCTCCCCGGGTCAGGCCTCGATGGCCTGCGTCTCGACCTTCGGCGCGGAGCCGGCGATCTCGATCTTGCGCGGCTTGGCCCGCTCGGCGACCGGTACGACGAGCCGGAGCACGCCGTTCTCGTAGCCGGCCTCGATCTTGGTCAGGTCGAGGTTGTCGCCCAGCACGAGCTGGCGGCTGAACTGGCCGTGGGTGCGCTCGGACGCGAGCCGCTGCCAGTCGCCGTTGCCGGCCACGCGCTCGGCCCGCACCGTCAGCACGTTGCGCTCGACGTCGATGTCGACGCTGTCCTTGCCGATGCCCGGCAGGTCGAACTCGATGACGAACCGGTCACCCTCGCGCCACGCGTCCATCGGCATCACGGCGGGGCGGTTCGTGGTGCCCGCGGAACCGAGCAGCTGGCTGGCCAAGCGGTCGAAGTCACGGAACGGGTCGGTGGATCGCAGCAACATGGTTCCTCCTTCGTTGACGGTCGGACAGGTCGTCCGACGGCTCCAAGATCTGTAACACTGGTTATAGATTATCTGTTCCAGTAGAGTCAAGCCCTGGCGGAGGAGGTGATGGCAGTGGCAGGTGAGCAGGTGCGGGGTGTCTACGCCATCTCCGTCGCGGCCGACCTGGTCTCGATGGAGATCCAGAACCTGCGCGTCTACGAGCGCCGCGGCCTGGTCGCCCCGGCGCGGTCCCCCGGCGGCTCCCGGCTCTACAGCAGGGCCGACATCGAGCGGCTCCACCGGATCCGCGAGCTCCTGGCCGAGGGCCTCAACCTCGCCGGGATCCGGCGGGTGCTCGAACTCGAGGCGGAGGTTAAACGCCTCCGTGGCGAGAACTCCGCACTCCGAGAGCGACTCTGACAGCACGGCGAATGAGGTTGCGGGGGTGCCGAGGGGGTACCGCTGGTGCAGGTCGCGTCCGCGGCCCGGGCTCTTTGAGGGAGGGACCCAGCATGGAAATCCTAGGTGTCATCATCGCGGGCATCATCATCGGTCTGCTTGGCAAGTTCGTGGCCCCCGGCGACAAGGACAACATTCCGATCTGGCTCACGATCGTCTGCGGGATCGGTGGAGTTCTCATCGGATGGTTCGTCTACGACGCTTTCGGCGGCGACACTACTTCGGGGGTCGACTGGGTGCGCTGGGTCGTCGCGATCATCGTTGCGGCCGTTCTGGTCATGATCGCCTCCGCTGTCACCGGCAGGAACACGTCCAAGACGTCGAAGCTCAAGCACAAGGTGACCTGACGCAACGTGGAACGTCACGAGCCCCGACCGAGTAGTTGGTCGGGGCTCGTGCCGTTCGAGGTCTCGAGTACCCTCGTCCGGGGGACGGGCGACCGCCCGGAACTGCTCAGGCGACCTGCAGCGACCGCTTGGAGAGCCCCATCCAGAAGCCGTCGACGACCTGGAGACCGGGCGCACCGGGATCGGTCGCGGCGCCCAGCGTGACGAACAGCGGGCTGTAGTGCTCCACCGTCGGGTGGGCGTAGGGCATGCCCGGCGCCTTGGAGAGGTACGACGACAGCTCGTCCACGTCGCCGCGCGTCAGTGCCTCCGCCGCCCACTGGTCGAAGTCGGCGGACCACTGCGGCACGGCGGCTTCGATCCGGAATTCCTTGAGGAACGGCAGGCCGTGGGTGAGGAACCCGGAGCCGATGATGAGGACGCCCTCGTCGCGCAGCGGTCGCAGCCGCTCACCGAGCCTGAGCAGCCGCTCGGGGTCGTGGGTCGGCAGCGACATCTGCAGCACCGGGATGCCCGCATCCGGGTACATGATCTTCAGCGGCACCCAGGCGCCGTGGTCGAGCCCCCGCGAGGTGTGTTGGTGCACCGGCTCGGTGTCCGGCATCAGCTTCGCGATCCGACCGGCGAGCGCGGTCGCGTCGGGCGTGCGGTAGGTCATCCGGTAGTACTTCGGATCGAACCCGCCGAAGTCGTAGACCAGCTCGGCGCCGCTCGCGCTCAGCGACACCGGCGCCGACTCCCAGTGGGCGCTCACGATCAGGATCGCCTTCGGGCGGGGGAGATCCGAGGCCCACGCGGCGAGCTGGCCCGACCAGACAGGGTCGTCGAGGAGCGGCGGCGCGCCGTGCCCGATGTAGAGAGCCGGCATCCGCCCGTCGGCCGCCGTCGTTGCTTCGGTCATGACCACCTCAATGGTTGAGGATTCAACTTTATTCCATCGGGAGCGACCAGTCCACCGGGTGCGCGCCCCGCTCGACCAGTAGGTGGTTGACCCGGCTGAACGGCCGCGACCCGAAGAAGCCCTTGCTCGCGGCCAGTGGCGACGGGTGCGCCGACTCGACGCAGGGGATCGTGCCCAGGTGCGGCTTGAGGGTCTGCGCCGCCCGCCCCCAGAGGATCGCCGCGACCGGTGCTCCGGCGTCCGCTCGACGTACGACCGCCTCGATCGCGCACGCCGTGACGTGCTCCCACCCCTTGCCCTTGTGGGAGTCCGAGACGTGCGGCTGCACGGTGAGGACGCGGTTGAGCAGCATCACGCCCTGGTCCGTCCACGCGGTGAGGTCGCCGTGCGGCGGCGGCGTCACGCCGACGTCGGTGGCGAGCTCCTGGTAGATGTTCGCCAGGCTGCGCGGGATCGGGCGCACGTGCGCATCGACGGCGAAGCAGAGGCCGATGGGGTGCCCGGGGGTGGGGTAGGGGTCCTGTCCGACGACCAGCACCCGGACCTCGGACAGCGGCCGGCGGAACGCGCGGAACACGTGGTCCCCGGCCGGCAGGTAGGACCGCCCGGCAGCGAGCTCCTCCCGGAGGAAGGCGCCCATCGCGGCGATGCGTTCGTCCACCGGCGCCAGCGCCTCTGCCCAGTCCGGGGCCATCAGGCCCTTGGCCACGAGTCCCGCCAGCGCGCTCATGACCACATTCTGTCGGCTCTGGCCGAGCGTGTCGCAGACGGAGCTCGGCGCACGGACCATCGCTTCGCTCGGCCCGCGGCCTTCGCACCGTGCGGCTTCGCCGCGGTGCGCCACGCTGCCGGCCGTAGGCTCTTCCCATGACCGACACCCCGGTGACGAACAACATCGAGCGCAAGCGGTTCGAGATCCACGTCGAGGACGGTCGGCTCGCCGGGTTCGCCGAGTACGTCGGGCGCGACGGCGTGCGCGAGTTCGTCCACACGGTCGTCAAGGACCAGTTCGAAGGTCAGGGGATCGGCGGCAAGCTCGCCCGGGCCGCCCTCGACCAGACCCGGGCCGACGGCCTCAAGGTGGTCGCGACCTGCCCGTTCATCAAGGGCTGGATCGGCAAGCACCCGGACTACGAGGGCCTGCTGGTCTGAGGCCGTGCGGTCCAGCCATCGGTGGTAGCGGTCGCGAGGACCTCACCGGGTCTCGATACGCCCGGTTCCGGGCTCGCAAGCTCGCCCGGACGGGCACTCGACCTCCCGTCCTGATCTCCGGCTTCGCGAGCTCAGCCGGAGGACGTGAAACGGCGCCCCTCTCCCTCCTAGGGGCGCCGCCTGACACGCAGCTCCGACGCGGGCCACGAAGAAAACTTCACTGGACCGCCGGCGGCGCCAAGGGCACCGGCCAGGCGGGCTCCCTCCAGGGGTGGCCCTCATGACCCGCGTCGGTGACCACGACTGTAGGAGCCGGACACCCCGTGACGGATCGGACGTACGGATGGTCCATGTAGTCACAAATGACTAGATGGATCGGGACCCCGGCCTGCGCTACTTCTTCAGCGCGCGGGACGCCGACGAGGTGTGGCGGCGGGTGGGGTTGGTGCCGATGGCGGACGCCGTGCTCGAGGACGTCCCGCGGGTCGTCTTCTTCGCGGGTTGCTGGGTCGCCGTCTTCTTGACGGCCTTCTTGGTCGTCTTAGCAGCGGCCTTCTTGGCCGCCTTCTTGACCGCCTTCTTGACCGGCGCCGGCTCCGGGTCGGCCGTCGACCACTGGCTGATCCACTCGTCCATGACGACCCAGGTCGTGTGCCGGGCGGCTCGGCCGGTGAGCATGCCGAGGTGTCCGCCGGGGACGATCTCGAACCGGACCTCGGACGAGCCGGTCAGCAGTGGCACCACCGCCTTGACCGCGGGGACCGGGGCGATGCCGTCGGTCGAGCCGCCGAAGACCAGGACGGGCACCTTGATCTCGCCGAGCCGGATGATGCGGTCGTCGAGCTCGAACTCCCCGGTCGCGAGCTGGTTGCCCTTGGCGAACCGGTGGTAGAGCTGCCCGAACGTCCGGCCGGGGTAGGCGATCATGTTGTCGGTGAACCGGTCGACCGCCTCGATCTGCGCGAGGAACTCGGCGTCGTCGATGTGGCTCGCCAGCGCGAGTGGCTTGGTCACCAGCTTCTGGAACGACGACATCTGGAATGCCCACTTCACGACCGGCTTCGGAGCGCCGCCCAGCATCCGGTAGCCCTTGGTCAGCGGACCCCTGCCGTTGAACCAGTTGAGCAGCGGCCGCAGCGGCGCGACCAGCGGCACCAGCGACACGTCGATCGGCGAGCCGGCCGTGGTCAGCGAGGCGATCGGGAGGTCGGGCTGGTCGGCGGCGGTGAGCAGCGAGAAGAGGCCGCCCAGGCTCCACCCGATGACGTGGACCGGACGGCCGCCGGCGTGCGCGGACACCTCACGGATCGCCGTCGGCACCACCTCGTCGATCCAGTGCTCCATGCCGAGGTTGCGGTTGCGGAAGGACACCTCGCCGTACTCCACGAGGTACGTCGGCCGCCCGCCGGTCACGAAGTGCTCGACCAGCGAGCAGCCGCGGCGCAGGTCGTAGCAGATCGCCGGCGCGGCGAGCGGGGTGACGAGCAGGACCGGATCGCCGGTCTCCTTCACCGTGCCGGACGGGCGGTAGTGGTAGACCTCGCGGAGGGTCCCGTCGTCAATCAGGGTGCGCGGCATCGGCCGCAGGTCGGCGAGACCGCCGTAGAGCATCTTGTGCGCCACGTTGCTGGCCGCGGAGACGACCTGATCAGGCTTCGGGATCAGATCCATGGGCGAAAGTTACCTCGCCGGGAGCAGGCAGGGCAGCGACGTCCGGAGACCGGCTGCGCCGATCCGGGGCCCGCTCAGGACCGGGTCGCGGGGCGGGGGTTCTTCGTGTGGCCACCGACGTCCTCGAGCTCGGTCATGAAGCTGGCCGCCCAGGCCTTCACGTCGTGCTGGCTGATCGTCTTCCGCATCGCCCGCATCCGCCGGGTGAGCTCCTTCGGTTCCGCGGCGTACGCGTCGAGCAGTGCGGACTTCATGCCGTTGATGTCGTAGGGGTTCACGAGCCAGGCCTGCTTCAGCTCCTCCGCCGCGCCGGCGAACTCCGACAGCACGAGGGCGCCGTCCTCCTCGACCCGGCAGGCGACGTACTCCTTGGCGACGAGGTTCATGCCGTCGCGGTACGGCGTCACCACCATGATGTCCGCGGCGCGGTACAGGGCGGCCATCTCGTCGCGGGGGTAGGAGGTGTGGAGGTAACTGATCGCCGGACGCCCGATCCGGCCGAGGTCGCCGTTGATCCGGCCGACCAGGCGCTCGATGTCGTCGCGGAGGATGCGGTACTGCTCGACCTGCTCACGCGACGGGACGGCCACCTGGACGAAGACGGCGTCCTCGACGTCGAGGTGCCCGTCGCGCATGAGCTCGCTGAACGCGCGCAACCGGGCGTAGATGCCCTTGGTGTAGTCGAGCCGGTCGATGCCGAGGAAGATCCGGCGCGGGTTGCCGAGCGCCTCGCGGATCTCCTTGGCGCGCTGCACGACCTGCCCTGAACGCGCGAGCTCCTCGAAGCCGGCGGAGTCGATCGAGATCGGGAACGCGGCCGCGCGCACGGTGCGGCCGTCCGGCAGGTAGACGAGGTCGCGGTGGGTCTTGTGCCCGACCCGCTGCCGGACCAGGCGGACGAAGTTGGCCGCGGCCTCGGGGAGCTGGAAGCCGACCAGGTCCGCGCCGAGCAGTCCCTCGAGCAGCTGCCGGCGCCACGGGAGCTGCTGGAAGAGCTCGGCCGGCGGGAACGGGATGTGGAGGTAGAACCCGATCCGGAGGTCGGGGCGCAGGTCGCGGAGCATCTGGGGCACCAGCTGGAGCTGGTAGTCGTGGACCCAGACGGTGGCATTCTTGGCAGCGAGCTCGGCGGCCTTCTCGGCGAAGCGCCGGTTGACCTTGACGTACTCGTCCCACCACTCGCGGTGGAACTCCGGCTTCGCGACGAGGTCGTGGTACAGCGGCCACAGGGTCGCGTTGGAGAAGCCCTCGTAGTGGCCCTCGATCTCGTCCTGCGACATCGACATCGGTACCAGGGAGAGGCCGTCGTCCTCGAACGGCTTCAGCTTCTGGCCGGCGCCGCCGGGCCACCCGATCCACACGCCGCCACCGTGGGTGCGCATCACCGGTTCGATCGCGGTGACCAGGCCGCCGGGGGAGCGGCGCCACACCTTGCGCCCTGACGGCAGCGTCTCGCGGTCTACCGGCAGTCGGTTGGCAACGATCACCAGATCGTGGGTCACGGGTGCCACCTTAGTTGTGCGCGACCGCGCGGCTGCGACACGCTCGCGTCTTTCGGCTCTGCGCGGCAGCGTGGCGCACCGCGGCGGAGCCGCACGGGGCGCAGCCCCTGGGCCGAGCTTGCGATGGCCCGGGCGGCAAGCTCCGTATGCGACACGCTCGCGCCTTTCAAATAGTCCTGTTGGCTGGATGGTTCGGGCGTCGGCGCGTTCCTAGCGTTGAGGACATGACCGACACGATGCTGATGCCCGTGGTACCCACTTCCGACCGGACCATCGCGCGCCGGGTGCTGCTCGACAGCGCCTACGCCTTCACGGCGTTCGTGCTGGCGATCCCGGCGTTCGTCCTCGTGGTGGCGGGTGTCGCGGCGGGGCTGGGGACGATGGTCGTCGCCGGACTGGGCCTGGCGGTGCTGCTGGGGACGGCGTACGTCGCCCGCGGGTTCGCGCACGTCGAGCGGCTCCGGCTGCGCTCGATGGTCGGGGTCCCGGCGCCGCTGCCGTCGTACCAGCGGGCGCAGCCGGGGGACAGCAAGGTGCGCGCAGTCCTGACGCCGCTGCGTGACGCACAGTCCTGGCTCGACATCCTGTGGTGCCTGATCGGGTTCGTCACCGGCGCCTTCGCGTTCGCGGTCACCCTGGCGTGGTGGGCGACCACGCTCGGCGGGCTCAGCTACTGGTTCTGGGAGCAGTTCGTCCCCCGTGGACCCGACAACCGGTCGCTGGCCGACATGATCGGCCTGGGCGAGAGCCGGTCGGCCGACGTCACACTTCAGACGGCGGTCGGACTCGTGGCGCTGGTGACGCTCCCGTTCGCGGTGCGGATGGCGGCCGCGACCCACGCCGCGGTGTCACGGGTGCTCCTGTGCAGTCGGGTCGAGCTGATGGACCGGATGGTCCGGATGGAGGAGAGCCGCGACTCGGCCCACCGTGCCGAGGCGCACTCGCTCCGCCGCCTCGAGCGCGACATCCACGACGGCCCGCAGCAGCGGCTGATCCGGCTCGGGATGGATCTCGGCCGGGCCCGGCGCCAGCTCTCCGACGATCCCGAGCTCGCCGCGGACACGATCGACGCCGCTCTCGCTCAGACCAGGGAGACGGTGGATGAGCTGCGTGCCCTGTCGCGCGGGATCGCCCCGCCGCTGCTGGTGGACCGCGGCCTCGAGGTGGCCGTCCGTGAGATGGCAGCGGGCCAGGCGATCGCCGTCGACGTCGCGGTCGACGTGCCGACCTTGACCGAGCCGGTCGAGACCGCCGCCTACTTCACGGTCGCCGAGGCGCTCACCAACATCGCCAAGCACAGCGAGGCGACCCGTGCGCAGGTGGCGTTGCGCGCGGAGGACGGGATGCTCGTCGTGACCGTCGACGACGACGGTCGCGGTGGTGCGCGGGTCGTGCCCGGGCGCGGTCTCGACGGGCTGCGCGAGCGGCTGGCCGGCGTCGACGGCGACCTCGTGGTCGCCTCGCCCGACGGCGGGCCGACCCGGCTCCGCGCTGAGGTCCCGCTCCGGTGAGGCAAGGACGAGGCCCGCGGCCCGATGGCCTGCTGCGCGACGCCCCGCGGGCGTCTCGCGGCGTTGCCGACGCTCGCAGGACGGACCAAGTACAGCATCGCGACGGCGCCTTGCGAGACACTCCGCGGATGCGCCGCTCGCAACGGCCCCGGACCCCGGGCCTCGCCCTCGTCATCGCCGACGACTCGGTGCTGCTCCGCGAGGGCCTCCAGCTGCTCCTCGGCGAGGCCGGCCACGAGGTCGTCGCCACCGTCGGCGACGGCCCGGGACTGGTCGACGCCGCCCTGGAACATCGTCCGGACCTCGCCGTGGTCGACGTCCGGATGCCGCCGACGCACACCGACGAGGGCCTGCGCGCGGCGCTCGCCGTACGCCGCCGCTGGCCGGAGGCGCGGCTCCTGGTCCTGTCCCAGTACGTCGAGGTGTCGTACGCCGACGACCTGCTCGCCACCGGCGAGCGCGGGATCGGCTACCTGCTCAAGGACCGGGTGACCGACGTCGACGAGTTCCTCACCTCCGTCGACGCCGTGGCCGCCGGGGGCACGGTGCTCGACCCGATGGTGGTGCGGCAGCTGATGGCACGCCGGAGCGACCCGGTCGCCCGGCTGACGCCGCGCGAGCGCGAGGTGATGGCGCTGATGGCGGAGGGCCGGTCGAACGGCTCGATCGCCGAGGCGCTCACGGTCACGCTGGGTGCGGTCGAGAAGCACACGCAGCGGATCTTCGCCAAGCTCGACCTCGCTCCGGACGACGACGCGGCCCATCGCAGGGTGCTGGCCGTGGTGCGCTTCCTCCGCGCGGCGGGCTGACCCGGCTTCGATTGCTCGCAACACCCCGGGCGCCCGAATGACATCGTTGTGATTCGACGTCTACAGTGGGCCCAGACCACTGTCGAACATCGGGGGAGAAGCGAATGGACCCGCAGCGGAGTACCCCGGCCCCAGAGGCCGGCGGGACCACCGCGGCCGAGCTCAGCGATCGCGACCGGGAGATCCTCGAGTTCGAGCGCCAGTGGTGGAAGTACGCCGGCGCCAAGGAGACCGCCGTGCGGGACAAGTTCGACATGAGCTCCACCCGCTACTACCAGGTCCTCAACGCCCTCATCGATCGTCCCGAGGCGCTCGCCGCCGACCCGCTGCTCGTCCGCCGGCTGCGCCGGCTCCGCTCGCAGCGGCAGCGCCAGCGCTCCGCCCGCCGCCTCGGCTTCGAGGTCTGAAAGGTCGGAAAGCCCATGCATGGTCGTCCTTCCCCCGACCAGGTCCGCCACCGCGACCAGCGCGGCGCCGTACTCCCTTCGCCCGTCGTGTGGCTGAGCATCATCGCCGTGGTGGTCGCCGCCGTCGCCTTCGTCGCCACGCGCGACGCCGACCCGGAGGAACGTGAGATCACTACCTCGTCCTCCAACGGCGAGACGTCCGACTCCCCGACCCCGACCGATGAGGAGCCGGAGTCGGACGACCCCACCGAGACCACCACTCCTGACGAGCCGGAGAAGACCAAGCCGCCGGTGGTGCGCAGCGAGGTCGGTGTCGTCGTCTTCAACAACACGAGCATCAGCGGCCTGGCCAGCGAGACCCTCGCCCGGGTCCAGGAGATCGGGTGGAACGGCCTCGCGGCCGACGACTGGTACGGCACCATCCCGGCGACCACTGTCTACTTCCCGCCGGGCATGCGCGACGCGGCGCAGAAGCTCGCCCTCGACCTCGGTGTCCAGCGGCTGATGCCGGCCGACGCGGGCATGAGCGACACCAACCTGACCGTGATCCTCACCGGCGCGCTGAGCTGAGGACCTGAGCCCCCGATCGGCACGGGTTTCACCCTGCGCCACCCGGGTGCTTCGCGTTTCGTGATTGGCTTGGGCACGTGCAGTTCTCGTCTATGGAGGGTGAGCATCGCTACGCGGACCTCGTCCGCGTAGCCGACCGCACCATCGTCGGCCTCGACTTCGACGGCACCCTCTCCCCGATCGTCGACGATCCCACCCAGGCGAAGATCCACCCGGCGGCCGCGGAGGTGCTGATCGAGCTCGCGCCCCACATCGCGGCCATCGCGGTGATCACCGGGCGACCGGCCCGCCAGGCGCTCGACCTCGGAGGTCTCGAGGACGTCGGCGACGCGATCCAGGCAGCCGGTAAGGAGCTCTACATCTTCGGGCAGTACGGCAACGAGCGATGGTCCTCGCGGCAGCGGCGGATCGTCGCGCCGCGTCCGCCGCGCGGTCTCGCCACCTTCGAGCGGGACCTGCCACGGACCCTGCGCCTCGCCGGAGCCACCGACGCCTACGTCGAGGACAAGGGCCTCGCCGTCGCCGTCCACACCCGTCGGCTCCCCGACCCGCAGGCAGCGTTCGAGCGGCTGCTGCCGCCGCTGCGCTCCCTGGCCGAACGCCACGACCTGGTGGTCGAGCCCGGCCGGAGCGTGATCGAGGTCCGCTCGCCCGGCTCTCACAAGGGGCTCGTCGTGGAGAAGCTGGCGGCCGAGCTGGACGCCCGTGGCTTCCTCTTCGCCGGCGACGACCTCGGGGACCTGGAGGCGTTCGAGGCCGTCGCGGAGCTCGAGAAGCAGGGCCTCGCGACGGTCCGGGTCTGCTCGGCCTCCCAGGAGCAGAGCGCGCTGCTGCCGCTGTCCGACATCGTGGTCAAGGGACCCGAGGGCGTGGTCGCCCTGCTGCGTCAGCTGCGGCTCGACATCACGCAGGGGTCAGCGACCGGCTGACGGGGCGCGAGCAGGCACGGCGGCCCTCAGGCCAGCTCTGCCCGCCGCCGGACCAGGTGGGCGCGCTCGGCGTCGTTGGCGCAGAGCGTGATCGCGGTGTCGTACGCCGCCCGCGCGCGGGCATGGTCGCCCAGCCGGAGCAGGAGCTCGGCGCGCACCGCGGGGAGCCGGTGCCCGGGAAGGGCGACACCGGCGAGCGCGGTCAGGCCCGCCTCCGGTCCCTCCGCCTCCGCGACCGCGATCGCCCGGCCGAGCCGGACCACCGGGGTCTCCCGCAGCGCGAGCAGCTCGTCGTAACGCTCGACGATCCGCTCCCACGCGGTGTCGGACGGTGTGGCCGCGATCGCGTGCTCGGCGGCGATCAGCGCCTGCAGCAGGTAGGGCGCCGGTGGCGCCCCCGTGAGTGGCCGGAGGAGGTCGAGCGCCTCGCCGATCTCGTCTCCGTGCCAGCGGGAGCGGTCCTGGTCAGGCAGCAGGACCAGCGCGCCGTCGTCGGTCACGCGCGCGTCCCGTCGCGAGTGCTGGAGGAGCATCAGCGCCTGGAGCGCCGTGAGCTCGCTGTCGTCGTACGGCAGCAGCGTGCGCAGCACCCGCACCAGCCGGATTGCCTCGCCGGCGAGCTCGGTGCGCACGACGTCGGGGCCGGACCCGGGCGCGTAACCGGCCGTGAAGGCCAGGTACGCGACCTGCGCGACCACGCCCACCCGGTCGACCAGATCGGCCCCCGTCGGTACGACGAACCGCTCGCCCGCCAGCTTTCTGCGCGCCCGGGTGAGCCGGGCCGCCATCGTCGGCGTGGTCTGGAGGAAGAGCCGCGCGATGTCGTCGGTGCTGATGCCGAGCACCAGCCGGAGGGTGAGGGCGGCGGCCGCCTCCCGCGAGAGCCGCGGGTGGGCGCAGAGGAGGACCAGCCGTAGCCGCTCGTCCAGCAGCTCGTCGCCGGGATCGGCCATCACCCGCTGTGCCTCCTCGGTCAGCTCGGCATCGACGGCGAGCCGCGGCATCGACCGCGCCAGCACCTCCTCCGAACGGAGCCGGTCCAGCACCCGGCGACGGGCCGCGGTGAGCAGCCACCCTCCCGGGTTGCCCGGCACGCCGGCGTCGGGCCAGGTGCGTGCGGCCGCCTCGAACGCGTCGGCCAGGCCGTCCTCGGCGAGGTCGAGCCGGCGGAAGCGGGCGACGAGCAGGGCCAGCAGCCGGCCCCACTCGTCACGCAGCGCCCTGTCGAGGGCGGTGCCCGCCTC includes these proteins:
- a CDS encoding MerR family transcriptional regulator; amino-acid sequence: MAGEQVRGVYAISVAADLVSMEIQNLRVYERRGLVAPARSPGGSRLYSRADIERLHRIRELLAEGLNLAGIRRVLELEAEVKRLRGENSALRERL
- a CDS encoding response regulator transcription factor, whose amino-acid sequence is MRRSQRPRTPGLALVIADDSVLLREGLQLLLGEAGHEVVATVGDGPGLVDAALEHRPDLAVVDVRMPPTHTDEGLRAALAVRRRWPEARLLVLSQYVEVSYADDLLATGERGIGYLLKDRVTDVDEFLTSVDAVAAGGTVLDPMVVRQLMARRSDPVARLTPREREVMALMAEGRSNGSIAEALTVTLGAVEKHTQRIFAKLDLAPDDDAAHRRVLAVVRFLRAAG
- a CDS encoding GlsB/YeaQ/YmgE family stress response membrane protein codes for the protein MEILGVIIAGIIIGLLGKFVAPGDKDNIPIWLTIVCGIGGVLIGWFVYDAFGGDTTSGVDWVRWVVAIIVAAVLVMIASAVTGRNTSKTSKLKHKVT
- a CDS encoding alpha/beta fold hydrolase, with the protein product MDLIPKPDQVVSAASNVAHKMLYGGLADLRPMPRTLIDDGTLREVYHYRPSGTVKETGDPVLLVTPLAAPAICYDLRRGCSLVEHFVTGGRPTYLVEYGEVSFRNRNLGMEHWIDEVVPTAIREVSAHAGGRPVHVIGWSLGGLFSLLTAADQPDLPIASLTTAGSPIDVSLVPLVAPLRPLLNWFNGRGPLTKGYRMLGGAPKPVVKWAFQMSSFQKLVTKPLALASHIDDAEFLAQIEAVDRFTDNMIAYPGRTFGQLYHRFAKGNQLATGEFELDDRIIRLGEIKVPVLVFGGSTDGIAPVPAVKAVVPLLTGSSEVRFEIVPGGHLGMLTGRAARHTTWVVMDEWISQWSTADPEPAPVKKAVKKAAKKAAAKTTKKAVKKTATQQPAKKTTRGTSSSTASAIGTNPTRRHTSSASRALKK
- a CDS encoding alpha,alpha-trehalose-phosphate synthase (UDP-forming); amino-acid sequence: MTHDLVIVANRLPVDRETLPSGRKVWRRSPGGLVTAIEPVMRTHGGGVWIGWPGGAGQKLKPFEDDGLSLVPMSMSQDEIEGHYEGFSNATLWPLYHDLVAKPEFHREWWDEYVKVNRRFAEKAAELAAKNATVWVHDYQLQLVPQMLRDLRPDLRIGFYLHIPFPPAELFQQLPWRRQLLEGLLGADLVGFQLPEAAANFVRLVRQRVGHKTHRDLVYLPDGRTVRAAAFPISIDSAGFEELARSGQVVQRAKEIREALGNPRRIFLGIDRLDYTKGIYARLRAFSELMRDGHLDVEDAVFVQVAVPSREQVEQYRILRDDIERLVGRINGDLGRIGRPAISYLHTSYPRDEMAALYRAADIMVVTPYRDGMNLVAKEYVACRVEEDGALVLSEFAGAAEELKQAWLVNPYDINGMKSALLDAYAAEPKELTRRMRAMRKTISQHDVKAWAASFMTELEDVGGHTKNPRPATRS
- a CDS encoding dioxygenase family protein; this encodes MTEATTAADGRMPALYIGHGAPPLLDDPVWSGQLAAWASDLPRPKAILIVSAHWESAPVSLSASGAELVYDFGGFDPKYYRMTYRTPDATALAGRIAKLMPDTEPVHQHTSRGLDHGAWVPLKIMYPDAGIPVLQMSLPTHDPERLLRLGERLRPLRDEGVLIIGSGFLTHGLPFLKEFRIEAAVPQWSADFDQWAAEALTRGDVDELSSYLSKAPGMPYAHPTVEHYSPLFVTLGAATDPGAPGLQVVDGFWMGLSKRSLQVA
- a CDS encoding sensor histidine kinase, giving the protein MTDTMLMPVVPTSDRTIARRVLLDSAYAFTAFVLAIPAFVLVVAGVAAGLGTMVVAGLGLAVLLGTAYVARGFAHVERLRLRSMVGVPAPLPSYQRAQPGDSKVRAVLTPLRDAQSWLDILWCLIGFVTGAFAFAVTLAWWATTLGGLSYWFWEQFVPRGPDNRSLADMIGLGESRSADVTLQTAVGLVALVTLPFAVRMAAATHAAVSRVLLCSRVELMDRMVRMEESRDSAHRAEAHSLRRLERDIHDGPQQRLIRLGMDLGRARRQLSDDPELAADTIDAALAQTRETVDELRALSRGIAPPLLVDRGLEVAVREMAAGQAIAVDVAVDVPTLTEPVETAAYFTVAEALTNIAKHSEATRAQVALRAEDGMLVVTVDDDGRGGARVVPGRGLDGLRERLAGVDGDLVVASPDGGPTRLRAEVPLR
- a CDS encoding GNAT family N-acetyltransferase, which encodes MTDTPVTNNIERKRFEIHVEDGRLAGFAEYVGRDGVREFVHTVVKDQFEGQGIGGKLARAALDQTRADGLKVVATCPFIKGWIGKHPDYEGLLV
- a CDS encoding DUF3263 domain-containing protein, producing the protein MDPQRSTPAPEAGGTTAAELSDRDREILEFERQWWKYAGAKETAVRDKFDMSSTRYYQVLNALIDRPEALAADPLLVRRLRRLRSQRQRQRSARRLGFEV
- a CDS encoding uracil-DNA glycosylase, encoding MSALAGLVAKGLMAPDWAEALAPVDERIAAMGAFLREELAAGRSYLPAGDHVFRAFRRPLSEVRVLVVGQDPYPTPGHPIGLCFAVDAHVRPIPRSLANIYQELATDVGVTPPPHGDLTAWTDQGVMLLNRVLTVQPHVSDSHKGKGWEHVTACAIEAVVRRADAGAPVAAILWGRAAQTLKPHLGTIPCVESAHPSPLAASKGFFGSRPFSRVNHLLVERGAHPVDWSLPME
- a CDS encoding LytR C-terminal domain-containing protein, whose amino-acid sequence is MHGRPSPDQVRHRDQRGAVLPSPVVWLSIIAVVVAAVAFVATRDADPEEREITTSSSNGETSDSPTPTDEEPESDDPTETTTPDEPEKTKPPVVRSEVGVVVFNNTSISGLASETLARVQEIGWNGLAADDWYGTIPATTVYFPPGMRDAAQKLALDLGVQRLMPADAGMSDTNLTVILTGALS
- a CDS encoding Hsp20/alpha crystallin family protein, producing the protein MLLRSTDPFRDFDRLASQLLGSAGTTNRPAVMPMDAWREGDRFVIEFDLPGIGKDSVDIDVERNVLTVRAERVAGNGDWQRLASERTHGQFSRQLVLGDNLDLTKIEAGYENGVLRLVVPVAERAKPRKIEIAGSAPKVETQAIEA